The Arachis hypogaea cultivar Tifrunner chromosome 16, arahy.Tifrunner.gnm2.J5K5, whole genome shotgun sequence genome contains a region encoding:
- the LOC112755233 gene encoding uncharacterized protein isoform X1: MEATDDAESPTPISKDAEVTLKLGSTEDKREQYRLMRDAMEKRFIRVTRGSIVGGVRLGMFTAAFYSLQNLLVEQRGVHDVFNVVGASSATALAFGLILPGSLRWRARNMMLGSVLGAAFCFPLGWLHLKLIEKANEGNQAANENLDKRDIKSGVSAAIKRLESNLQK; this comes from the exons ATGGAAGCCACCGACGACGCAGAATCCCCCACACCAATT AGCAAGGACGCAGAAGTGACATTGAAGCTTGGAAGTACAGAAGACAAACGTGAGCAATATCGTTTGATGAGAGATGCTATGGAGAAACGGTTCATTAGGGTTACACGGGGCTCAATAGTTGGAGGAGTACGCCTTGGAATGTTCACTGCTGCATTTTATAGCTTACAAAATTTACTTGTAGAGCAGCGAGGTGTGCATGATGTTTTTAATGTTGTTGGTGCTAGTTCAGCTACTGCTTTAGCTTTTGGTTTAATAT TGCCAGGATCACTACGTTGGCGAGCTAGGAACATGATGCTAGGATCAGTTTTGGGAGCAGCATTTTGCTTTCCTCTTG GTTGGCTCCATTTGAAGCTGATAGAAAAAGCTAATGAAGGGAATCAAGCTGCAAATGAAAACTTAGATAAGAGAGACATAAAAAGTGGTGTTAGTGCTGCAATCAAAAGGCTTGAAAGCAATTTACAGAAATGA
- the LOC112755233 gene encoding uncharacterized protein isoform X2, whose protein sequence is MEATDDAESPTPISKDAEVTLKLGSTEDKREQYRLMRDAMEKRFIRVTRGSIVGGVRLGMFTAAFYSLQNLLVEQRVPGSLRWRARNMMLGSVLGAAFCFPLGWLHLKLIEKANEGNQAANENLDKRDIKSGVSAAIKRLESNLQK, encoded by the exons ATGGAAGCCACCGACGACGCAGAATCCCCCACACCAATT AGCAAGGACGCAGAAGTGACATTGAAGCTTGGAAGTACAGAAGACAAACGTGAGCAATATCGTTTGATGAGAGATGCTATGGAGAAACGGTTCATTAGGGTTACACGGGGCTCAATAGTTGGAGGAGTACGCCTTGGAATGTTCACTGCTGCATTTTATAGCTTACAAAATTTACTTGTAGAGCAGCGAG TGCCAGGATCACTACGTTGGCGAGCTAGGAACATGATGCTAGGATCAGTTTTGGGAGCAGCATTTTGCTTTCCTCTTG GTTGGCTCCATTTGAAGCTGATAGAAAAAGCTAATGAAGGGAATCAAGCTGCAAATGAAAACTTAGATAAGAGAGACATAAAAAGTGGTGTTAGTGCTGCAATCAAAAGGCTTGAAAGCAATTTACAGAAATGA